From a region of the Paenibacillus sp. R14(2021) genome:
- a CDS encoding ABC-F family ATP-binding cassette domain-containing protein, with translation MSVIRLENVTKKYEDALIFRDIYFRVNQGERIGLIGRNGAGKSTVFRLIMGKEDPTAGRVEIDPQVKIGYFSQFSEMTGSLSVQQELEACFEQVALIERELQEVGEKLGTVTDDGEMERLLDRQAELFEQMDHLDGWNVSVEINTVLTKLGFNDRSRNQPVDELSGGWRNRAALAKMLIELPDVVLLDEPTNYLDMEGIAWLEQWLYRFNGAMILVSHDRQFIDKVVTRTIEIENYHFQEYDGNYTDYIRKKKMRKKELDRQFEWEEELLLMEAEAIDSRASRKSAKDRLSRKLADNKKRIEPHPVNVLITDIYERLRFPDKLCEVKGIGQVYEGRQIFQNVSFDIQKEDRLVIAGPNGSGKSTLIKALTGQEKPEAGEVIWEKGVSYAYFNRMWEELDPKDTVSHAVNTYGLGLDAPRKKVNKFLAMLQFSELDLSKFIGNLSGGQKARVALAKCLLSGAAVIILDEPTNHLDLTSIQVMEQALIHFPGAVITVSHDRFFIDKIGTKMLTFDPETGVSEQSL, from the coding sequence ATGAGCGTAATTCGATTGGAGAACGTGACGAAGAAATACGAGGATGCGCTGATTTTCCGCGATATTTATTTTCGCGTGAACCAGGGGGAGCGCATCGGCCTGATCGGGCGCAACGGCGCCGGCAAGTCAACGGTATTCAGGCTGATTATGGGCAAGGAGGACCCGACTGCCGGCCGTGTGGAGATCGATCCGCAGGTAAAGATCGGCTACTTCTCGCAGTTCTCGGAGATGACCGGAAGCCTGTCCGTACAGCAGGAGCTGGAGGCCTGCTTCGAGCAGGTTGCGCTTATTGAGCGTGAGCTGCAGGAGGTCGGGGAGAAGCTGGGCACGGTCACCGATGACGGCGAGATGGAGCGTCTGCTGGACAGGCAGGCGGAGCTGTTCGAGCAAATGGATCATCTGGACGGCTGGAATGTATCCGTCGAGATCAACACCGTGCTGACGAAGCTCGGCTTTAACGATCGTTCGCGCAATCAGCCGGTCGACGAGCTGTCAGGGGGCTGGAGAAACCGTGCCGCGCTGGCGAAGATGCTGATCGAGCTGCCGGACGTCGTGCTGCTCGACGAGCCGACGAACTATTTGGACATGGAAGGCATCGCATGGCTGGAGCAGTGGCTGTACCGGTTTAACGGCGCCATGATTCTCGTCTCGCATGACCGGCAGTTTATCGATAAGGTCGTCACGCGGACGATCGAGATCGAGAACTACCATTTTCAAGAATACGATGGCAATTATACGGATTACATCCGCAAGAAGAAGATGCGCAAGAAGGAGCTGGACCGTCAGTTCGAGTGGGAGGAAGAGCTGCTCCTGATGGAAGCAGAGGCGATCGACAGCCGCGCAAGCCGCAAGTCTGCCAAGGACCGGCTGTCCCGCAAGCTGGCCGACAACAAGAAGCGGATCGAGCCGCATCCCGTCAATGTGCTGATTACGGATATTTACGAGCGGCTGCGGTTCCCGGACAAGCTGTGCGAGGTGAAGGGCATCGGGCAAGTCTACGAGGGCCGTCAGATCTTCCAGAACGTCAGCTTCGATATTCAGAAGGAAGACCGTCTCGTCATTGCCGGCCCGAACGGAAGCGGTAAATCGACGCTCATTAAGGCGCTGACCGGACAGGAGAAGCCCGAAGCGGGCGAGGTGATTTGGGAGAAGGGCGTCAGCTATGCCTATTTCAATCGGATGTGGGAGGAGCTCGATCCCAAGGATACCGTCAGCCACGCGGTGAATACATATGGGCTGGGGCTTGATGCGCCGCGTAAGAAAGTGAACAAATTCCTTGCCATGCTGCAGTTCTCCGAACTGGATTTAAGCAAGTTCATCGGCAATCTGTCCGGCGGACAGAAGGCTCGTGTCGCGCTGGCGAAGTGTCTGCTCTCGGGCGCGGCCGTGATTATACTTGACGAGCCGACCAACCATCTTGATCTAACGAGCATTCAGGTCATGGAGCAGGCGCTGATTCATTTTCCAGGGGCAGTCATAACTGTCAGCCATGATCGGTTCTTCATCGATAAAATCGGGACGAAAATGCTGACCTTCGACCCGGAAACCGGCGTTAGCGAGCAGAGTTTGTAA
- a CDS encoding helix-turn-helix domain-containing protein, giving the protein MRKIGAYISSLRKEKGMTQVEFAERLSLSHQAVSKWERGESLPDIGMLPAIGRLLATSIDDLLMGEKRAVQQVAAAAEEPLAADAEAPFYTEREAASEEAEPAADETEDPALDEDAEEEDENGARLHPSLQSIMQLAPFLSSETIDEMIAHVEVGQLSMEALTGLAPFISSGSLDRLIDKAIHGKIEMKQIVSLAPFLKAEQIDRLVQQDVNRDTDWSFIQALAPFISGNTLNLLVDRTVNSGVDLDQVMSLAPFLNRESMEKLMDHVVSGHLESGMLARLAPFLHKEALDKLVKRLLSQTTAFTEE; this is encoded by the coding sequence ATGCGAAAGATCGGTGCTTACATCTCTAGTCTTCGAAAAGAAAAAGGAATGACGCAGGTGGAATTCGCGGAGCGGCTCAGCTTGAGCCATCAAGCTGTCTCCAAGTGGGAGCGCGGGGAGTCGCTGCCGGATATCGGAATGCTCCCGGCCATCGGCCGCCTGCTCGCAACGTCGATTGATGATCTGCTGATGGGCGAGAAACGTGCCGTGCAGCAGGTGGCTGCAGCGGCCGAGGAGCCGCTTGCCGCGGATGCGGAGGCGCCCTTCTATACGGAACGGGAAGCAGCTTCCGAGGAGGCTGAACCTGCCGCAGACGAGACGGAAGATCCGGCGCTTGATGAGGATGCCGAAGAAGAAGATGAAAATGGTGCACGCTTGCATCCGAGCTTGCAATCGATCATGCAGCTGGCGCCATTCCTAAGCAGCGAGACGATCGATGAGATGATTGCGCACGTCGAAGTCGGCCAATTAAGCATGGAGGCTTTGACCGGCTTAGCCCCCTTTATCAGCAGCGGCTCGCTGGATCGATTGATCGATAAGGCCATTCATGGCAAGATCGAAATGAAGCAGATTGTCAGTCTTGCTCCATTTCTAAAAGCAGAGCAAATTGACCGCCTTGTGCAGCAGGACGTAAATCGTGATACGGACTGGAGTTTCATTCAAGCTTTAGCACCGTTCATCAGCGGGAATACGCTGAACCTGCTCGTCGATCGTACTGTTAACAGTGGAGTCGATCTCGATCAGGTCATGAGCTTAGCCCCGTTTCTTAACCGGGAGAGCATGGAGAAGCTCATGGACCACGTTGTCTCAGGCCATCTGGAATCCGGTATGCTTGCAAGACTTGCGCCTTTCCTTCACAAGGAGGCGCTGGATAAGCTGGTTAAACGCCTGCTCAGCCAGACCACGGCATTCACGGAAGAATAG
- a CDS encoding iron ABC transporter permease, translating to MLTTRIQKTTGLLVSLAALIAGIIASIAFGVTDISWHSIAGSFTSYTGSQEQLIIRTARVPRAFIAAAAGASLAVAGSLMQGITRNRIASPSLFGINAGAAFFVVAGTAFFGAGSLSTYAALAFAGAASASAIVYVLGSIGSDGLTPLKVTLAGAAMTAFFSSLSLGILLTGGQTFDQVLYWFVGSVAGRDMSIFWSAAPYMGAALLLAFFLARHMNLLALGDDVAVGLGQKTVYIKLAAAMAIVLLAGGSVSIAGPIAFVGIIIPHLTRYLVGLDYRWSLPYCAVLGGVLLLAADIGSRYIAFPKEVPVGVMTAIIGVPFFVYIARRGDR from the coding sequence ATGTTAACTACGCGAATACAGAAAACGACCGGGCTGCTGGTGAGCCTGGCCGCCCTCATTGCTGGTATTATCGCCAGCATAGCTTTCGGCGTCACGGATATTAGCTGGCATTCTATTGCAGGCTCCTTCACGTCCTACACCGGCTCGCAGGAGCAGCTTATTATTCGAACGGCCCGCGTGCCGCGTGCTTTCATAGCTGCAGCGGCTGGCGCAAGCCTCGCCGTGGCGGGGTCGTTGATGCAGGGCATTACGCGCAACCGCATAGCATCGCCGAGCTTGTTCGGCATTAATGCCGGCGCGGCCTTCTTCGTCGTCGCCGGCACCGCCTTCTTCGGCGCGGGCAGCCTGTCGACGTACGCTGCGCTTGCTTTCGCCGGCGCTGCAAGCGCCTCGGCGATTGTTTACGTACTGGGCTCGATCGGCAGCGACGGACTGACTCCGCTCAAGGTGACATTAGCAGGCGCGGCGATGACCGCTTTCTTCTCATCGCTTTCACTTGGCATCTTGCTGACAGGCGGTCAAACCTTCGACCAAGTGCTCTATTGGTTCGTGGGTTCTGTAGCAGGGCGCGATATGTCGATCTTCTGGTCGGCGGCCCCTTATATGGGTGCTGCGCTTCTCCTCGCCTTCTTCCTGGCAAGACATATGAACCTGCTGGCGTTAGGCGATGACGTAGCTGTTGGTCTCGGCCAGAAGACGGTCTATATTAAGCTGGCCGCTGCGATGGCCATCGTACTGCTGGCTGGAGGCTCCGTCTCGATTGCCGGCCCGATCGCTTTCGTGGGCATTATCATTCCTCATCTGACGCGTTATTTAGTGGGCTTGGATTACCGGTGGTCGCTGCCTTACTGCGCCGTACTTGGCGGCGTGCTATTGCTGGCCGCCGATATCGGCTCTCGATATATTGCTTTTCCCAAGGAAGTTCCCGTCGGCGTCATGACTGCGATAATCGGCGTTCCTTTCTTCGTCTATATTGCCAGAAGAGGGGACCGATAA
- a CDS encoding ASCH domain-containing protein, with translation MSTANSNELPPKTCSIDRLVTVKPDVEKVLAGIKTATRRNGRYADVGEIMVLQNQRFVVEKVYAQSLGELTDEHAKQEGYETVEAYKQSILSYHPGMPWLPHMRVWVHEFRPVQE, from the coding sequence ATGTCTACTGCAAATTCGAATGAATTACCGCCGAAAACATGCTCGATCGATCGTTTGGTAACGGTCAAGCCGGATGTTGAGAAAGTGCTTGCCGGCATCAAAACCGCTACCCGCCGGAACGGACGCTATGCGGATGTCGGCGAAATCATGGTGCTTCAAAATCAACGCTTCGTTGTGGAAAAGGTGTATGCACAGTCGCTGGGCGAATTGACCGACGAGCATGCTAAGCAAGAGGGCTATGAGACCGTAGAAGCGTATAAGCAGTCCATCCTATCCTATCATCCCGGCATGCCATGGCTTCCGCATATGCGTGTTTGGGTGCACGAATTCCGTCCCGTTCAGGAGTAG
- a CDS encoding ABC transporter substrate-binding protein, whose protein sequence is MFTQGKKKQPFALAAVLLAFVIILSACGQNGSNANTNSGNAASTEPDAAASTTIKHAMGETVIKGTPARVVVLTNEGTEALLALGIKPVGAAKSWTGDPWYKHIAADMEGVTVVGEESQPNLELIASLKPDLIIGNKLRQEKVYDQLSAIAPTVFSETLRGAWQDNFSLYAKALGKTTEGDKIIADYNKRIEDFKAKAGDKLKQKVSVVRFMAGKTRVYLSDTFTGITFAKLGITRPDSQSNYKDTFVEEITKERLPEVDADMLFYFTYETGDGKGTAMEKEMMNDPLWNSLSVVKNKKAFRVDDAIWNTAGGVRAANLMLDELYKIYGIQA, encoded by the coding sequence ATGTTTACGCAAGGAAAGAAGAAACAACCATTTGCGCTTGCAGCCGTACTGCTTGCGTTCGTCATCATTTTGTCCGCATGCGGCCAAAACGGATCTAATGCGAATACAAACAGCGGCAATGCCGCTTCAACCGAGCCTGACGCTGCGGCATCGACAACGATCAAGCATGCCATGGGAGAAACGGTTATTAAAGGAACACCTGCACGCGTCGTTGTCTTGACGAACGAAGGAACCGAAGCGCTTCTTGCGCTCGGCATCAAACCGGTAGGCGCCGCTAAATCTTGGACAGGCGATCCGTGGTACAAGCATATTGCAGCCGACATGGAAGGCGTAACGGTCGTCGGCGAAGAGAGCCAGCCGAACCTTGAGCTGATTGCAAGCTTGAAGCCGGATCTCATTATCGGCAACAAATTGCGTCAGGAGAAAGTATACGATCAACTTTCCGCCATCGCGCCTACAGTATTCTCCGAGACGCTTCGCGGTGCATGGCAGGACAACTTCAGCTTATATGCCAAGGCGCTCGGCAAAACAACGGAAGGCGATAAAATTATCGCCGACTACAACAAGCGCATTGAGGATTTCAAAGCGAAAGCCGGTGACAAGCTGAAGCAAAAAGTATCCGTCGTTCGCTTCATGGCAGGCAAAACCCGCGTTTACCTGAGCGATACATTCACAGGCATTACGTTCGCCAAGCTGGGAATTACCCGTCCGGACAGCCAAAGCAACTACAAAGATACGTTTGTAGAGGAAATTACGAAGGAACGTCTTCCCGAAGTCGATGCCGACATGCTGTTCTACTTCACGTATGAGACAGGCGACGGCAAAGGCACTGCGATGGAGAAAGAAATGATGAACGATCCACTCTGGAACAGCCTCTCCGTCGTGAAGAATAAGAAAGCCTTCCGCGTCGACGATGCGATCTGGAATACGGCCGGCGGCGTTCGGGCCGCTAACCTGATGCTCGACGAGCTTTACAAAATCTACGGTATTCAAGCATAA
- a CDS encoding ABC transporter ATP-binding protein, with translation MSVINTKNLTLSYGSRPVLSNLDLSIPEAKITVFIGSNGCGKSTLLRSLARLLKPQEGSIILDGSDIAKLSSKEVARRLAILPQGPVAPEGLTVQQLVKQGRYPYQSFLQQWSAEDERLVKRALEATHMDPFAVRTVDSLSGGQRQRAWIAMTLAQNTPTILLDEPTTYLDMTHQIEILDLLYDLNEQENRTIVMVLHDINLACRYAHHLVAVKDGQIYAQGEPERIVSEPFIRDVFHMECQMTTDPLFGTPLCIPYGKGRKLI, from the coding sequence GTGTCCGTCATTAATACGAAGAACCTGACGTTGTCTTACGGCAGTAGGCCGGTTCTATCGAATCTCGATTTGTCGATCCCCGAGGCCAAGATAACCGTCTTCATTGGCAGCAACGGCTGCGGCAAATCTACGCTGCTTCGTTCGCTTGCGCGCCTGCTTAAGCCGCAGGAGGGCTCAATTATCTTGGATGGCAGCGATATTGCCAAGCTGTCAAGCAAGGAAGTTGCGAGACGCTTAGCTATTCTGCCGCAAGGACCGGTTGCGCCCGAGGGTTTGACCGTGCAGCAGCTCGTGAAGCAAGGCCGCTATCCTTACCAGAGCTTCCTCCAGCAGTGGTCCGCCGAAGACGAGCGGCTCGTGAAGCGTGCGCTTGAAGCGACGCATATGGACCCGTTTGCCGTGCGTACCGTCGATTCCCTCTCGGGCGGGCAGCGTCAGCGGGCGTGGATCGCCATGACGCTGGCGCAGAATACGCCGACTATCCTGCTGGACGAGCCGACGACCTATTTGGACATGACGCATCAAATCGAGATTCTCGACCTGCTCTATGACCTGAACGAACAAGAGAATCGCACGATCGTCATGGTTCTGCACGATATTAATCTAGCCTGCCGGTACGCACACCATCTCGTAGCGGTCAAGGACGGACAAATCTACGCCCAGGGCGAGCCGGAGCGGATCGTCAGCGAACCGTTTATCCGCGACGTGTTTCACATGGAATGCCAAATGACGACCGATCCGCTGTTCGGCACGCCGCTTTGCATTCCGTACGGCAAAGGCCGCAAGCTGATTTGA
- a CDS encoding iron ABC transporter permease, with protein MNRLWTVRGRKLSFQLDRRMVTVILLLLAANAAAVILCTGMGSTFIRPLAVIRTFLGIGDPSDSMIILTLRLPRVVIAIMVGSALAVSGALLQGIVRNPLTSPDVIGISGGAALGTVFFILFCSQLSIRYMPLSSIAGAFAAACLIYAFAYRRGGVTPLRLVLIGIGIATALSAVTYMLILTASFTPTAVAVKAFTFMTGSIYGVSWKRDVLTLLPWFAVLMPAAIFYARHLNVQELGDDIATGVGSSVNAKRTMLLLISVALAGSAVAIGGTINFIGLMSPHIARKLVGPAYGGVIPVSALIGSLVLLLSDLIARVAFLPLDIPAGVFTAAVGAPFFIYLLYRHRNT; from the coding sequence ATGAACCGCTTATGGACGGTACGGGGCCGCAAGCTTTCGTTCCAGCTGGACCGCAGAATGGTAACGGTGATTCTGCTGCTTCTCGCCGCCAATGCGGCTGCAGTTATTCTATGTACGGGAATGGGCAGCACGTTTATTCGGCCGCTCGCCGTTATTCGCACGTTTCTGGGCATCGGCGATCCTTCCGACAGCATGATTATACTCACGCTGCGGCTGCCGCGCGTCGTCATCGCGATCATGGTCGGCTCGGCGCTGGCCGTCTCGGGCGCCCTGCTGCAGGGCATCGTGCGCAATCCGCTCACCTCGCCTGATGTCATCGGGATATCGGGCGGAGCTGCGCTCGGCACGGTGTTCTTCATCCTGTTCTGCTCGCAGCTGAGCATCCGCTACATGCCGCTGAGCTCCATCGCGGGCGCTTTCGCGGCGGCATGCTTGATCTACGCATTTGCTTATCGCCGCGGCGGCGTAACGCCGCTTCGGCTCGTTCTCATCGGCATCGGCATCGCCACGGCGCTGTCCGCGGTCACGTATATGCTCATTCTTACGGCATCCTTTACGCCGACGGCCGTAGCCGTCAAAGCTTTTACATTCATGACCGGCAGCATCTACGGCGTCTCTTGGAAACGCGATGTGCTTACGCTTCTGCCGTGGTTCGCGGTGCTGATGCCTGCCGCCATCTTCTATGCCCGGCACCTCAACGTTCAGGAGCTGGGCGATGATATTGCGACCGGCGTCGGCAGTTCTGTGAACGCTAAGCGGACGATGCTGCTGCTGATCAGCGTGGCGCTCGCTGGCTCGGCGGTCGCGATCGGCGGCACGATTAATTTCATCGGCCTGATGTCCCCGCATATTGCGCGTAAGCTGGTCGGACCGGCCTACGGCGGCGTCATTCCGGTATCCGCGCTGATCGGCTCGCTTGTCCTGCTGCTGTCGGATCTGATCGCCAGAGTCGCTTTCTTGCCGCTCGACATTCCGGCAGGCGTATTCACCGCCGCCGTCGGCGCTCCGTTCTTCATCTATCTGCTGTACCGTCACCGCAACACATAA
- a CDS encoding M50 family metallopeptidase: protein MNWRYLGYFALALLIIHIPFVGPFFRIANTLIHESSHAIVALLMRGQVLRIELFANTEGVTYTASATYAAALLTSAAGYVGSSIAALGLAVLCAKGRHAVSLWLFVILGAVNLILWVRNPFGMVWLAVFIVVLLYALRRKGKWTSALSIGLFAFVLAESVSSSFAILWLSLNTPAGAGDAANLARETPLPAGFWGIIFMLQACILGFMSARIVLRKRANNR, encoded by the coding sequence ATGAACTGGAGATACCTCGGTTATTTTGCGCTGGCGCTGCTCATCATTCATATTCCGTTTGTCGGACCGTTCTTCCGAATCGCCAACACGCTGATCCATGAATCCTCGCATGCTATCGTAGCTTTGCTGATGCGCGGGCAAGTGCTGAGGATCGAGCTGTTCGCGAATACGGAAGGCGTGACGTACACCGCTTCCGCCACTTACGCTGCCGCCTTGCTCACGAGTGCGGCCGGTTACGTCGGATCGTCTATCGCAGCATTAGGGCTGGCGGTATTATGCGCCAAAGGCAGACATGCGGTGTCACTGTGGCTGTTTGTCATCCTTGGTGCCGTGAATCTGATTCTATGGGTGCGCAATCCGTTCGGCATGGTTTGGCTGGCTGTCTTCATCGTTGTGCTGCTCTACGCCCTGCGGCGGAAGGGGAAGTGGACATCCGCCCTTTCCATCGGCTTGTTTGCCTTCGTGCTGGCCGAGTCAGTGTCGAGCAGCTTTGCGATTCTATGGCTGAGCCTGAATACGCCCGCGGGGGCTGGCGATGCGGCGAATTTGGCGCGGGAGACGCCGCTTCCAGCAGGCTTTTGGGGAATCATCTTCATGCTGCAGGCATGCATATTGGGCTTCATGAGCGCAAGAATCGTGCTTCGCAAGCGCGCGAATAACCGCTGA